From the genome of Bacteroides sp. MSB163, one region includes:
- a CDS encoding Bro-N domain-containing protein yields the protein MTKKEAIKVFEEKKVRTVWDDETEEWYFSVIDVIEILTDSSNPRRYWSDLKSKLAKEGSQLYAKIVQLKMLSSDGKMRLTDVMTTEQMFRLIQSIPSPKAEPFKLWMAQTAKERLDEMQDPELTIQRSMMEYKALGYSDNWINQRLKSIEIRKELTDEWKRCGLEEGTQFATLTDILYQTWADKTTKEYKRFKGLKKENLRDNMTNKELVLNMLAELSTKEISEVSNPENFDEHKDIARRGGSIAREARIRLEEETGQAVISPLNAKTVLGLEQQNDKSNKEQ from the coding sequence ATGACAAAGAAAGAAGCCATCAAGGTGTTTGAGGAAAAGAAAGTACGCACGGTCTGGGATGACGAGACGGAAGAGTGGTACTTTTCAGTGATTGACGTGATAGAAATTCTAACAGACAGTTCCAATCCAAGAAGATATTGGAGCGACTTAAAATCAAAGTTGGCAAAGGAGGGCAGTCAACTGTACGCTAAAATCGTACAGTTAAAAATGCTGTCATCCGATGGCAAAATGAGATTGACAGACGTGATGACGACAGAACAAATGTTCCGCCTCATCCAATCCATTCCTTCTCCCAAAGCCGAACCTTTCAAGCTTTGGATGGCCCAAACCGCCAAAGAGCGGTTGGATGAAATGCAGGATCCTGAACTTACAATTCAGCGTTCCATGATGGAGTACAAAGCATTGGGATATTCGGACAACTGGATAAACCAGCGATTGAAAAGTATCGAGATACGCAAAGAACTAACTGACGAATGGAAACGTTGTGGACTGGAGGAAGGCACGCAGTTTGCTACATTGACAGATATCCTTTATCAGACCTGGGCTGATAAAACCACCAAAGAGTACAAACGCTTCAAGGGACTGAAGAAAGAGAACCTACGGGATAACATGACTAATAAAGAATTAGTATTAAACATGTTGGCAGAACTTTCAACCAAAGAAATCTCTGAAGTCAGTAACCCGGAGAATTTTGATGAGCATAAAGATATTGCCCGCCGTGGCGGAAGCATCGCCCGTGAAGCCCGAATAAGACTGGAAGAAGAGACTGGACAGGCTGTCATCTCTCCTCTGAACGCGAAGACTGTTCTGGGATTGGAACAACAAAACGATAAGAGTAATAAAGAGCAATGA